One Dunckerocampus dactyliophorus isolate RoL2022-P2 chromosome 18, RoL_Ddac_1.1, whole genome shotgun sequence genomic region harbors:
- the angptl8 gene encoding uncharacterized protein angptl8 — MIWGLCLLCVAMGLRPVHTAPIKKPGWTEDVNVLMYGVIQFGESLSYVLETTEAKMAEIGRTLNGHKGALRRLGEHTRQAAEVNKQIKGMIELLQEQMSKHQAHTMMTKSQLARIEREETGLQTKVKRLEAYVNNTFPTGIKELQERAVLNASILKGLQHLTQFQKHKIENHNEQISTLQRMSEAL, encoded by the exons ATGATCTGGGGCCTGTGCTTGCTTTGTGTGGCAATGGGGCTCAGACCCGTCCACACGGCCCCCATCAAGAAGCCAGGCTGGACAGAGGACGTCAACGTGCTCATGTACGGCGTGATTCAGTTTGGAGAGTCCCTCAGCTACGTGTTGGAAACTACAGAGGCCAAGATGGCTGAGATCGGGCGAACTCTGAATGGCCACAAGGGTGCTCTGAGGAGGCTGGGGGAGCACACGAGGCAGGCGGCTGAGGTGAACAAACAGATCAAGGGAATGATAGAGCTGCTGCAG GAACAGATGTCCAAGCATCAAGCTCATACCATGATGACAAAAAGTCAGCTGGCCCGCATTGAGCGGGAAGAGACGGGGCTTCAGACGAAAGTGAAAAGGCTGGAGGCATATGTCAACAACACGTTCCCCACCGGCATCAAAGAGCTGCAG GAGAGAGCTGTCTTGAACGCCAGCATCTTGAAAGGTCTTCAACATTTGACGCAGtttcaaaaacataaaattgAGAACCACAACGAGCAGATCTCCACACTACAGAGGATG AGTGAAGCTTTGTGA